Sequence from the Bacillus thuringiensis genome:
CCTTCTAAACCAACTGCTGGTGGAAAAGAGATTTATGTACATGCAACAGCTTATACAGCAGATCCAGGTGAAAATGGTTATGGTCCAGGTCAACAAGTATACTCTGCATGGGGACCAGGTGGTAAACCTTATAATTTAACTGCAAATCCAGGAATGAAATTAATTGCTGTAGATCCAAGTGTTATTCCATTAGGTTCTACTGTATATGTTGAAGGCTATGGACAAGCAATTGCAGCAGACACTGGTGGCGCGATTAAAGGTCACAAAATCGATGTTTTAATGCCTGATAAAGCTTCATCTAGTAATTGGGGCAGAAAAAATGTTAAAGTTACAATTTTAAACTAACACGTAATCCAACTTTACAATACGTAAAGTTGGATTTTTTTATAAAAACAATGTTAAGTTGAGTTTACATTTTGTTAAAGGTAGCATACAATGATGGTGAGAGGTGGTAAATTTGACCATTTTAAATAGAGTGAAGGAATTAAGAGCTCGGTTTAATTTTTCGCAAAGTGTATTGGCAGAGAAGGTTGGAGTGACGAGACAAACAATCGCTGCAATTGAAAAAGGGGATTACGTTCCTTCATTATTATTAGCGCTTATGATTTGCGATGTATTTCAGTTAAAGATGGAAGATGTGTTTGTTTTAAATAAGGAGGGGGAAGAGGATGAATAGACTTGTATTTTCCTATATGTTGAATGTACTTTTAATGGTATTAGCGGGTTGGGCATTTATTGAGTTGTATTATTTTACTATCGAAGTTGCTAATTTTATTCAAACGAAGAGGGTACCATTTGAAGTTTCGGTGAGTTTAATGCCACTAGGATTGCTTTTAATATTTGGTATCGT
This genomic interval carries:
- a CDS encoding helix-turn-helix transcriptional regulator encodes the protein MTILNRVKELRARFNFSQSVLAEKVGVTRQTIAAIEKGDYVPSLLLALMICDVFQLKMEDVFVLNKEGEEDE